From Acidimicrobiales bacterium, one genomic window encodes:
- a CDS encoding IclR family transcriptional regulator, which yields MTQAVLANRTAAVLRLVASSPAPLGLSEIARESAIPKATCIRILRALVDQELLDVDPETRRYRVSFALIALMADRVHADGSIELLRRELVRLGSTTHETAGIDLFIGHDVVVVLQIEGPQLISQTSKPVPRRLPALRTSTGKAFLTWHHDPASTEVLTATLTAAERDRLDEELATNRRRGYAVAFQELDPEAAAIAAPVMVHDTMVCAVWIGGPSYRMTTTAIPELAAHVVESAHRLAILLRTGRVSLDDLPSTPLREVS from the coding sequence GTGACACAGGCGGTGCTCGCGAACCGGACCGCGGCGGTGCTTCGGCTCGTCGCGTCGAGCCCCGCGCCGCTGGGCCTGAGCGAGATCGCGCGCGAGTCGGCCATTCCGAAGGCGACCTGCATCCGCATCCTTCGCGCGCTGGTCGATCAGGAACTGCTCGACGTCGATCCCGAGACACGCCGGTATCGCGTCTCGTTCGCACTGATCGCCCTGATGGCCGATCGCGTGCATGCCGACGGGTCGATCGAGCTCCTCCGGCGCGAGCTGGTCCGCTTGGGTTCGACCACCCACGAGACGGCGGGCATCGACCTGTTCATCGGCCACGACGTCGTGGTCGTGTTGCAGATCGAGGGACCACAACTGATCAGCCAGACCAGCAAGCCCGTCCCCCGCCGACTTCCGGCCCTGCGCACCTCGACCGGCAAGGCGTTCCTCACCTGGCACCACGATCCGGCCTCCACCGAGGTGCTCACCGCGACGCTCACCGCGGCCGAACGAGACCGACTCGACGAAGAGCTCGCGACCAATCGGCGCCGGGGCTATGCCGTCGCGTTCCAGGAACTCGACCCGGAGGCGGCCGCGATCGCCGCGCCCGTGATGGTCCACGACACGATGGTCTGCGCGGTGTGGATCGGTGGGCCGAGCTATCGCATGACCACCACCGCGATCCCCGAGCTCGCCGCCCATGTGGTGGAATCGGCCCACCGCCTCGCGATCTTGCTGCGCACCGGGCGGGTCTCGCTCGATGATCTCCCATCCACTCCCCTGAGAGAAGTCTCATGA
- a CDS encoding nitrilase family protein, which yields MTTIRIACLQTEPVLGAVQQNLADQAVACAEAIANGADLLILPECSTTGWAFESVEQAHEVAEPVPEGAACRQWLALCRDEGVHLVAGVVERDGDELFNTAVLMGPDGLIGTYRKAHTWALEKTFYAPGNLGVPVYDTPLGRIGMHICYDCWFPESFRLMAAQGADLICAPSNWVPVPTQRDDLPAMANLLCMTNAHTNLVYVAAASRVGADGDQPFIGQSIIVDHAGWPLAGPASGDRPEIIYADVDLIGSRAERHGNPFNQPLRDRRLDVYDEMLGSDHPAGEY from the coding sequence ATGACGACGATTCGCATCGCTTGCCTGCAGACCGAGCCGGTGCTCGGTGCCGTGCAACAGAACCTCGCCGACCAGGCGGTCGCCTGCGCCGAGGCGATCGCCAACGGCGCCGACCTGCTGATCCTGCCCGAGTGTTCGACCACCGGCTGGGCCTTCGAGAGCGTCGAACAAGCCCACGAGGTCGCCGAGCCGGTGCCCGAGGGAGCGGCGTGCCGCCAATGGCTGGCCCTGTGCCGCGACGAGGGAGTGCATCTCGTCGCCGGGGTGGTCGAGCGCGACGGCGACGAGTTGTTCAACACCGCGGTGCTGATGGGTCCCGACGGATTGATCGGCACCTACCGCAAGGCCCACACCTGGGCCCTCGAGAAGACCTTCTACGCGCCCGGCAATCTCGGCGTGCCCGTCTACGACACACCGCTCGGCCGGATCGGCATGCACATCTGCTACGACTGCTGGTTCCCGGAGTCGTTCCGACTTATGGCCGCCCAGGGAGCCGACCTGATCTGTGCGCCGTCGAACTGGGTGCCGGTCCCGACGCAGCGAGACGATCTGCCGGCGATGGCCAACCTGTTGTGCATGACCAATGCCCACACGAATCTCGTCTATGTCGCGGCGGCAAGTCGGGTCGGGGCCGACGGCGATCAGCCGTTCATCGGCCAGAGCATCATCGTCGACCACGCGGGTTGGCCACTGGCCGGTCCGGCCAGTGGCGACCGACCCGAGATCATCTACGCCGACGTCGACCTCATCGGATCGCGGGCGGAGCGCCACGGCAACCCGTTCAATCAACCGCTACGAGACCGTCGCCTCGACGTCTACGACGAGATGCTCGGCTCCGACCACCCGGCCGGCGAGTACTGA
- a CDS encoding ABC transporter ATP-binding protein, producing the protein MTTIDPSAPAVELVGVDKVFNEGSANAVDALQGIDLTVRRGEFVSLIGPSGCGKSTLLRVVADLLPPSRGTASVFGKPAPQARLDQDHAMAFQKAGLFDWRTVRANIELPLELKGWSKADRRARSEEMLQLVKLEEFGSHYPFQLSGGMQQRVAIARCLTFEPKLLLMDEPFGALDEMTREHMQAELLRIYEELDTTVIFVTHSIAEAVYLSSRVVVMSPRPGRIHSTIDIDLGERTDAIRNDAKFFEKTNEVRNALRSVEQVAP; encoded by the coding sequence GTGACCACGATCGATCCGTCCGCGCCGGCAGTCGAGCTCGTCGGGGTCGACAAGGTCTTCAACGAGGGGTCGGCCAACGCAGTCGACGCGTTGCAGGGGATCGACCTCACGGTTCGCCGAGGAGAGTTCGTCTCCCTGATCGGGCCGTCCGGTTGTGGCAAGTCGACCCTCTTGCGGGTCGTGGCCGACCTCCTGCCGCCTAGCCGGGGAACCGCGTCGGTCTTCGGGAAACCCGCGCCACAGGCCCGGCTGGACCAGGACCATGCCATGGCCTTCCAGAAGGCGGGCCTGTTCGACTGGCGCACGGTCCGGGCCAACATCGAGCTGCCGCTCGAGCTCAAGGGGTGGTCCAAGGCCGACCGCCGGGCCCGCAGCGAAGAGATGCTGCAGCTGGTGAAGCTCGAGGAGTTCGGGTCGCACTACCCGTTCCAACTCTCGGGTGGCATGCAGCAGCGTGTGGCGATCGCCCGCTGCCTCACCTTCGAACCCAAGCTCTTGTTGATGGACGAACCGTTCGGTGCGCTCGACGAGATGACCCGTGAACACATGCAGGCGGAGCTCCTGCGGATCTACGAGGAGCTCGACACCACCGTCATCTTCGTCACGCACTCGATCGCCGAGGCGGTGTACCTCTCGTCCCGGGTGGTGGTGATGTCGCCTCGTCCCGGGCGGATCCACTCGACGATCGACATCGATCTGGGTGAACGCACCGACGCCATCCGCAACGATGCGAAGTTCTTCGAGAAGACCAACGAGGTGCGCAACGCGCTGCGATCCGTCGAACAGGTCGCGCCCTGA
- a CDS encoding carboxymuconolactone decarboxylase family protein, translating to MTDSKFDEGMAARRRVLGDEYVDRAFAGVDSFNREFQETVTEYCWGGVWARSVLTDKQRSLNNLCILSALNRSHEFQTHLRAAIGNGCTLEEIRDTLLQVSVYAGVPAGVEAFRLARAVLDDLGIVPDEVMGEDPA from the coding sequence GTGACCGATTCGAAGTTCGACGAAGGCATGGCCGCCCGTCGCCGAGTGCTCGGCGACGAATATGTCGACCGGGCCTTCGCTGGTGTCGACTCGTTCAACCGCGAGTTCCAGGAGACCGTGACGGAGTACTGCTGGGGTGGCGTGTGGGCGCGGTCGGTGCTCACCGACAAGCAGCGGAGCCTCAACAACCTCTGCATCCTCTCGGCGCTGAACCGTTCGCACGAGTTCCAGACCCACCTTCGGGCCGCGATCGGCAACGGCTGCACGCTCGAGGAGATCCGCGACACGCTCCTGCAGGTGTCGGTCTACGCCGGCGTCCCCGCCGGGGTCGAGGCCTTCCGCCTGGCGCGGGCGGTGCTCGACGATCTCGGGATCGTCCCCGACGAGGTGATGGGCGAGGATCCCGCGTGA
- a CDS encoding hydantoinase/carbamoylase family amidase, with the protein MVDIDGERLLTSLRTLRGFGATGSGVVRPTFSDADMAARQWLRHQMATAGLDAIIDGVGNVFGRSRNHGPALVIGSHSDTQPEGGWLDGAFGVMCAIEIARSFAEDATTAGLAIDTVAWSDEEGTYTDFLGSRSFVGALSAADMGRANAAGETVAEAIERVGLRDAARVGFEAGRHLGYVEAHIEQGPHLEDAGRRIGVVTSIVGMRAMQITFTGQQNHAGTTPMARRRDAGVALFEYCVRLRSRLEALAGPATVWTIGNARLEPGAESIVPGSAWCSLQFRDPDDHVLDAIEATVAHLAAEMTAEGPVEVSASLRRDRVPPAEMSLELRRHLVAAAEARVPGAWVEMPSAAAHDAMVLTGTLPCAMVFIPSIDGISHDFAEDSDDDDIVVGCQVLADAAASMLRG; encoded by the coding sequence GTGGTCGACATCGACGGTGAGCGACTGCTCACGTCATTGCGCACCCTGCGCGGGTTCGGAGCGACCGGATCGGGGGTGGTCCGGCCGACGTTCTCCGATGCCGACATGGCCGCGAGGCAGTGGTTGCGTCACCAGATGGCGACCGCGGGTCTCGACGCGATCATCGACGGTGTGGGGAACGTCTTCGGACGATCGCGCAATCACGGTCCGGCCTTGGTGATCGGATCGCATTCGGACACCCAGCCGGAAGGTGGCTGGCTCGATGGCGCATTCGGCGTCATGTGCGCCATCGAGATCGCCCGCTCCTTCGCAGAGGACGCCACGACCGCAGGTCTGGCGATCGATACCGTCGCATGGTCCGACGAGGAGGGCACCTACACGGACTTCCTCGGCAGCAGGTCGTTCGTCGGCGCGCTCTCCGCCGCCGACATGGGGCGTGCGAATGCGGCCGGGGAGACCGTGGCGGAGGCGATCGAACGGGTCGGGCTGCGCGACGCGGCGCGGGTGGGTTTCGAGGCGGGCCGTCACCTCGGCTACGTCGAGGCCCACATCGAGCAGGGGCCCCATCTCGAGGACGCCGGCCGCCGGATCGGGGTGGTGACGTCGATCGTGGGCATGCGGGCGATGCAGATCACGTTCACGGGTCAGCAGAATCATGCCGGGACGACGCCGATGGCCCGGCGCAGAGATGCCGGCGTTGCGCTGTTCGAGTACTGCGTTCGCCTTCGCTCGCGGCTCGAGGCGTTGGCCGGGCCGGCCACGGTGTGGACGATCGGCAACGCCCGGCTCGAACCCGGTGCAGAGAGCATCGTGCCCGGTTCGGCGTGGTGCAGCCTGCAGTTCCGTGATCCCGACGACCACGTCCTCGACGCGATCGAAGCCACCGTCGCGCACCTCGCCGCGGAGATGACCGCGGAGGGTCCGGTCGAGGTGTCGGCGTCGTTGCGCCGCGACCGGGTGCCGCCGGCAGAGATGTCGCTCGAGTTGCGGCGCCATCTCGTCGCCGCGGCCGAGGCCCGGGTGCCCGGCGCGTGGGTCGAGATGCCGAGTGCTGCTGCGCACGACGCCATGGTGCTGACCGGGACCCTGCCGTGCGCGATGGTGTTCATTCCGAGCATCGACGGCATCAGCCACGACTTCGCCGAGGACAGCGACGACGACGACATCGTGGTCGGTTGCCAGGTCCTCGCCGATGCCGCAGCCTCGATGCTGCGGGGGTGA
- a CDS encoding NAD(P)-dependent oxidoreductase, translated as MRIAFLGLGRMGWHMAAHLAEDGHGHDVVVFDVVESATDSWIAEHRGSVATSVAAAVADAEVIISSLPADAQVRLVIGEAIDALAGGAVWIDHSTISADGAREHCATLGGRGVEFLDAPVSGGVDGARSGSLTVMVGGSREAFTRAESIMAAYAARMTLMGESGAGQVTKMTNQICVVGVCQALAEGLDFAMSAGLDAHAVVEAMLQGSSTSWQMQNRAAQMIDGEFDFGFSTSLMRKDIGLVLDEARAMNVSLPVTALVSQFLADVDALGGADLDWCSLMMRQRQFAPGRRGSETP; from the coding sequence ATGAGGATCGCGTTCCTGGGTCTCGGCCGCATGGGTTGGCACATGGCCGCGCACCTGGCCGAGGACGGGCACGGACACGACGTCGTGGTGTTCGACGTGGTCGAGTCGGCCACCGACAGTTGGATTGCCGAGCACCGCGGGTCGGTGGCGACGTCGGTTGCCGCAGCGGTGGCCGATGCCGAGGTGATCATCAGTTCGCTTCCTGCCGACGCGCAGGTCCGCCTCGTCATCGGCGAGGCCATCGACGCCCTGGCCGGCGGCGCAGTGTGGATCGACCACTCGACGATCTCCGCCGATGGAGCCCGCGAGCACTGTGCCACGCTCGGCGGTCGGGGTGTGGAGTTCCTCGACGCACCGGTGTCCGGAGGCGTCGATGGGGCGCGAAGCGGCTCCCTGACCGTGATGGTCGGTGGCAGTCGGGAGGCGTTCACGCGAGCCGAGTCGATCATGGCGGCCTACGCCGCCCGGATGACCCTCATGGGCGAGTCGGGGGCCGGTCAGGTCACCAAGATGACCAATCAGATCTGTGTGGTCGGGGTCTGTCAGGCGCTGGCCGAAGGTCTCGACTTCGCCATGAGCGCCGGTCTCGATGCGCACGCAGTCGTCGAGGCGATGTTGCAGGGGTCGTCGACGTCGTGGCAGATGCAGAATCGCGCCGCCCAGATGATCGATGGCGAGTTCGACTTCGGCTTCTCGACCTCGCTCATGCGAAAAGACATCGGGCTCGTGCTCGACGAAGCGCGAGCGATGAACGTGTCACTCCCCGTGACTGCGCTCGTCAGCCAGTTCCTCGCCGACGTCGACGCGCTCGGGGGCGCTGACCTCGACTGGTGCAGCCTCATGATGAGGCAGCGCCAGTTCGCCCCCGGCCGTCGAGGCTCCGAAACGCCCTAG
- a CDS encoding amino acid synthesis family protein → MDIRVREDELVLFAVRKILVCVDETYHDRGPAPESPAVKGAIAAVVSNPYVDRYVEDLSPASDELRALGERLGHRLIDALGGDPDAIESYGKGAIVGTSGELEHGAMWHIPGGGGMRAAIGRGEAIVASTKKVGPMGARLDIPLTHLAWSYVGSHYDAIEMGVPDAPRPDELVLMLAMATGGRINARLAGGFTLEDRDRPDTPA, encoded by the coding sequence ATGGACATCCGTGTCCGGGAGGACGAGCTCGTGTTGTTTGCAGTGCGCAAGATCCTCGTGTGTGTCGACGAGACGTATCACGATCGTGGTCCGGCTCCGGAGTCGCCCGCCGTGAAGGGGGCGATCGCCGCCGTGGTGAGCAACCCGTACGTGGACCGATACGTGGAGGACCTGAGCCCGGCATCCGATGAACTGCGAGCGCTCGGGGAGCGACTCGGGCACCGGCTCATCGACGCGCTCGGTGGAGATCCCGACGCGATCGAGAGCTATGGCAAGGGGGCCATCGTCGGCACGTCGGGTGAACTCGAGCACGGTGCGATGTGGCACATTCCCGGTGGTGGCGGCATGCGGGCTGCCATCGGCCGGGGTGAGGCCATCGTCGCATCGACGAAGAAGGTCGGCCCGATGGGTGCGCGTCTCGACATCCCGCTCACCCACCTCGCGTGGTCATACGTCGGGAGCCACTACGACGCCATCGAGATGGGCGTCCCCGACGCACCCCGCCCCGACGAGTTGGTGCTGATGCTCGCGATGGCCACGGGCGGTCGCATCAACGCTCGACTCGCCGGCGGCTTCACCCTCGAAGATCGCGACCGCCCGGACACGCCGGCATGA
- a CDS encoding histidine phosphatase family protein, translating into MELVIVRHGRPVHIEDAVGAADPDLAEIGHRQAERVGEYLAPAGIDLVVTSPLARARQTAAPLARMLGLEPVVVEGVAEYDRHDSTYVPAEVTRRLIKEGGTDDAWTDPLSVLADDERHEWMRGVHAAFRQIIADNPGRRVAVFCHGMVTSVWFAQMLGIDDTLRFVPDYAGVSRVLASGSSDAVTVRSFNETHFLGETHIPLFEK; encoded by the coding sequence ATGGAACTCGTGATCGTCCGCCACGGGCGCCCGGTCCACATCGAGGACGCGGTGGGCGCAGCCGACCCCGACCTGGCCGAGATCGGTCACCGGCAAGCTGAACGGGTGGGCGAGTACCTCGCCCCGGCGGGCATCGATCTGGTCGTCACCAGCCCCCTCGCCCGCGCCCGCCAGACCGCAGCGCCCCTGGCCCGCATGCTCGGGCTTGAGCCGGTGGTCGTCGAAGGTGTGGCCGAGTACGACCGGCACGATTCGACCTACGTCCCGGCCGAGGTGACCCGTCGACTGATCAAGGAGGGCGGCACCGACGACGCGTGGACCGATCCGCTGAGCGTGCTGGCCGACGACGAGAGACACGAGTGGATGCGCGGGGTGCACGCCGCGTTCCGGCAGATCATCGCCGACAACCCGGGACGCCGCGTCGCCGTGTTCTGCCACGGCATGGTGACGTCGGTGTGGTTCGCCCAGATGCTCGGGATCGACGACACCCTGCGTTTCGTGCCCGACTATGCGGGTGTGTCGCGCGTGCTCGCGTCGGGTTCCAGCGACGCGGTGACCGTGCGAAGCTTCAACGAGACGCACTTCCTGGGCGAGACTCACATTCCGCTGTTCGAGAAGTAG
- a CDS encoding alcohol dehydrogenase catalytic domain-containing protein, translated as MQGLILEGTTEDSVRLSDDISFASTDLQPRQVRVEIKAAGVCGSDLSCVHGKYYMPTPLVPGHEAAGVVVEVGTAVTYCAVGDHVILSTFSNCGHCPDCEGGNPGNCSNSPLGGLSQPYAEGDQPLYNFAGIGAFVQETIVSENQCIPIPKEMPLTAAALIGCGVITGTGAVFNRAHLQIGDTCVVIGAGGVGLNVIQAAKLCGASQIIAVDRVPEKGVFATEFGATDFILAEEGVDVIAEVKKMTGGGVHHAFEVVGSTQLLADCLQMTRPGGNICAVGVPDLTATVTYGFQQLHQNKNLMGIRAGGARPRKDFPMLADLYMKGKLKLDELISNTAGLDGLQGAFDAIKEGKEARTVLLPNG; from the coding sequence ATGCAGGGACTCATCCTCGAAGGAACCACCGAAGACAGCGTTCGTCTCTCCGACGACATCTCGTTCGCCAGCACGGATCTCCAGCCCCGACAGGTCCGGGTCGAGATCAAGGCCGCCGGCGTGTGCGGCTCGGATCTCAGCTGTGTGCACGGCAAGTACTACATGCCGACTCCCCTCGTCCCGGGCCACGAGGCGGCCGGTGTCGTCGTCGAGGTGGGCACGGCCGTGACCTATTGCGCAGTCGGCGACCACGTCATCTTGTCGACGTTCTCGAACTGCGGACACTGCCCCGACTGCGAGGGCGGCAACCCCGGCAACTGCAGCAACTCGCCGCTCGGCGGCCTCTCCCAGCCCTATGCCGAAGGCGACCAACCGCTCTACAACTTCGCCGGCATCGGTGCGTTCGTGCAGGAGACGATCGTCAGCGAGAACCAGTGCATCCCCATTCCGAAGGAGATGCCGCTCACTGCCGCGGCCCTCATCGGGTGCGGCGTGATCACCGGCACGGGCGCGGTCTTCAACCGAGCCCACCTGCAGATCGGTGACACGTGCGTGGTCATCGGCGCCGGCGGCGTCGGCCTCAACGTCATCCAGGCCGCGAAGTTGTGCGGCGCCTCGCAGATCATCGCCGTCGACCGGGTTCCCGAGAAGGGGGTGTTCGCCACCGAGTTCGGGGCGACCGACTTCATCCTCGCCGAAGAGGGCGTCGACGTGATCGCCGAGGTCAAGAAGATGACCGGCGGCGGCGTGCATCACGCCTTCGAGGTCGTCGGTTCGACCCAGCTCCTGGCCGACTGCCTCCAGATGACCCGCCCCGGCGGCAACATCTGCGCGGTCGGTGTGCCCGACCTCACCGCGACGGTCACCTACGGCTTCCAGCAGCTCCACCAGAACAAGAATCTGATGGGCATCCGGGCCGGCGGCGCCCGCCCCCGCAAGGACTTCCCGATGCTGGCCGACCTCTACATGAAGGGGAAGCTGAAGCTCGACGAGCTCATCAGCAACACGGCGGGCCTCGACGGCCTCCAGGGCGCCTTCGACGCCATCAAGGAGGGCAAGGAAGCCCGCACGGTGCTCCTCCCCAACGGCTGA
- a CDS encoding sulfotransferase — MAVAGLPSPPDENSVPDENSVVDENSVVVFVGGCDRSGTTLVGKILAEKLSLVSLPEAYFHAVAFRRFGAKVSSSTAVGHWRRRSWGIDPGVTSERQTLPTYLRSRMIELHDGQRGPGHPLRVVESTPENIEIGSILLEEFPEAHVIHLVRDPRGVTASLRRMDFGPRTAQECARFWKQRIASGLALEMRYPDRVHRLRYEDLLACPDDVGPIAASVPASPEPFVPERDLMVEFSSQALQERSTRGIDISQAWAWRNVLTPKQVGAIEFECRELMGLFGYPLDGTPDPRSSTRRRLNSLLSVTDELTLSSGRRALRVGRALLRRS; from the coding sequence GTGGCCGTTGCCGGACTCCCATCGCCGCCCGACGAGAACAGTGTTCCCGACGAGAACAGTGTTGTGGACGAGAACAGTGTTGTGGTGTTCGTCGGAGGGTGCGATCGCAGCGGTACGACCCTCGTCGGCAAGATCCTGGCCGAGAAGCTGTCGCTCGTGTCGTTGCCGGAGGCCTACTTCCATGCGGTTGCCTTCCGTCGTTTCGGCGCGAAGGTCTCGTCGTCCACCGCCGTCGGCCATTGGCGACGGCGCAGTTGGGGGATCGATCCGGGGGTGACATCGGAGCGTCAGACGCTGCCGACCTACCTGCGGTCGAGGATGATCGAACTCCACGACGGTCAGCGGGGGCCGGGGCACCCGCTACGGGTGGTGGAGTCGACCCCGGAGAACATCGAGATCGGCAGCATCCTCCTCGAGGAGTTCCCCGAAGCCCACGTCATCCATCTCGTGCGTGATCCCCGCGGGGTGACGGCGAGCCTTCGCCGAATGGACTTCGGGCCGCGCACGGCACAGGAGTGTGCCCGGTTCTGGAAGCAGCGGATCGCGAGCGGTCTCGCGCTCGAGATGCGCTACCCCGATCGTGTCCACCGTCTTCGCTACGAGGATCTGCTGGCCTGCCCGGACGATGTCGGCCCGATCGCCGCGTCGGTGCCGGCATCACCGGAGCCGTTCGTTCCCGAACGCGACCTCATGGTGGAGTTCTCCAGCCAGGCCCTCCAGGAACGCTCGACGCGGGGCATCGACATCTCACAGGCGTGGGCGTGGCGAAACGTTCTCACCCCCAAGCAGGTGGGTGCGATCGAGTTCGAGTGTCGAGAACTGATGGGTCTGTTCGGGTACCCGCTGGACGGCACCCCCGACCCGCGGTCGTCGACCCGGCGCCGCCTCAACAGCCTTCTCTCGGTGACCGACGAGCTGACCTTGAGCTCGGGCCGCCGGGCGTTGCGGGTCGGCCGCGCCCTGCTGCGCCGCAGCTGA